From a single Helicoverpa armigera isolate CAAS_96S chromosome 7, ASM3070526v1, whole genome shotgun sequence genomic region:
- the LOC135117053 gene encoding DALR anticodon-binding domain-containing protein 3-like, translating into MIENVLESFAESLFLFLSGQPKDVRSLLVKKHQDNLQTHGDFSFPNSVKSWHEFAISDEVGNKEDTTLLQVIRKDCGDIVEESKKWTLQVNKLKEDNGRIYLFLERPKTICVGLSEALRNVAVLAQKLHEAESVVQLDPCCVEQCDLTSLRAKYVRNVINNLCALNKVDSKIFVTTKSSSNREGCHRVLCGTVLNSKTGAKETEISADDYIRLRQDEMTLIAQHKYGVRVSTDSKWKEFIAHLGESAAAFELLQTKPSSPVKINFDCSSVGSSKGASFILYNCARLETIIRTYNDKVCDNTYPELPSFDDVDFSLLILEDEWHLIFNYIISLPNLLRSCVEQNKQSCDFRPHHICSFLCSMVRVFSQYYRKTRILVEPRKHLLPVIFARIHMLKILNETLKTCLNILNIKSVSQM; encoded by the exons atgATCGAAAATGTGCTAGAAAGTTTTGCGGAaagcttatttttattcttatctgGTCAACCAAAAGATGTAAGAAGTCTTCTAGTGAAGAAACATCAAGATAATTTACAGACACACGGTGACTTTAGTTTTCCTAACTCCGTGAAATCCTGGCATGAATTTGCCATTTCTGATGAAGTGGGTAATAAAGAGGACACTACGCTATTGCAAGTGATCCGTAAAGACTGTGGAGACATAGTTGAGGAATCTAAAAAGTGGACGTTGCAAGTGAACAAATTGAAGGAAGATAATGgtcgtatttatttgtttttggaacGACCGAAGACGATTTGTGTAGGTTTATCGGAGGCGTTGCGGAACGTTGCGGTGTTAGCTCAGAAGTTACATGAAGCCGAATCTGTAGTTCAATTAGATCCTTGCTGTGTGGAACAATGTGATCTTACCTCCTTGCGTGCGAAATATGTTAGGAATGTCATCAATAATTTGTGTGCTTTGAATAAAGTGGACTCGAAAATATTTGTTACGACAAAGTCTTCCAGCAATAGAGAAGGGTGCCATAGAGTACTATGTGGGACTGTTCTGAATTCCAAAACTGGAGctaaagaaactgaaataagTGCAGATGATTATATTAG gttAAGACAAGATGAGATGACACTAATAGCCCAACACAAGTATGGTGTAAGAGTGTCCACAGATTCAAAATGGAAAGAGTTTATAGCCCACTTGGGCGAATCAGCCGCAGCCTTTGAGCTACTGCAGACAAAACCTAGCAGTCCAGTCAAAATTAACTTTGATTGTTCTTCTGTTGGGTCTAGTAAag GTGCGTCATTCATTTTGTACAATTGTGCTCGACTGGAGACTATAATAAGGACATACAATGATAAAGTCTGTGATAATACATATCCAGAATTACCATCTTTTGATGATGTGGACTTTTCTTTGCTAATACTAGAG gATGAATGGCATTTAATATTCAACTATATAATAAGTCTACCAAACCTTTTGAGAAGCTGTGTGGAGCAAAACAAGCAATCTTGTGACTTCAGACCGCACCACATATGTAGTTTTCTCTGCTCTATGGTTCGAGTATTCAGTCAATATTACAGAAAAACAAGAATATTGGTG GAGCCCAGAAAACATCTGCTTCCAGTAATATTCGCTAGGATTCACATgctgaaaatattaaatgaaacacTCAAGacatgtttgaatattttaaatattaaaagtgtTTCCCAAATGTGA
- the LOC135117055 gene encoding dnaJ homolog subfamily C member 25 homolog, whose translation MYSKYNYFFLLCVTWQIAVVSSADHLLEGIYCGKANCYEVLGVTREATKNEIAKNYRQLAKRFHPDLHRTPETKKEAEEKFKEIATAYEILRDDEERSDYDYMLDNPQEYYAHYYRYYRRRMAPKVDVRIVIAVTITIISIIQYYSAWSKYDTAIKYFMTVPKYRNKALELAKTEMKEVQSKSKGVKKSKAEQKVEQDRLIRKVIEENMDIKGAYAKPEIVDILWVQLIILPYTIAYYIYWYLRWFWNFTILKKPYGEEEKLYLIRKYMKLGQHQFNAIDDKERQEFLDEELWIKENFKVWKEIKDEEAKKALAENNKYKQYRRYIKQHGVGRMTFDDS comes from the coding sequence ATGTATTCAAAATACAACTACTTCTTCCTTCTCTGTGTAACATGGCAGATCGCAGTGGTCTCGTCAGCCGATCACCTGCTGGAAGGCATTTACTGTGGGAAAGCAAATTGTTATGAAGTTCTTGGTGTAACGAGAGAAGCTACCAAGAATGAGATCGCCAAAAACTACAGACAACTGGCCAAAAGGTTTCATCCCGATTTGCACAGGACACCCGAAACTAAAAAAGAAGCGGAGGAAAAATTCAAGGAAATAGCGACAGCGTACGAAATCTTGCGCGATGATGAAGAGAGATCAGACTACGACTACATGTTGGACAACCCTCAGGAGTACTACGCTCACTACTACAGGTATTACCGGCGGCGTATGGCGCCGAAAGTCGACGTGCGCATTGTGATCGCTGTTACAATTACCATTATATCCATAATACAGTACTATAGCGCGTGGTCTAAATACGACACCGCCATCAAATACTTCATGACAGTGCCAAAGTATAGAAATAAAGCTCTCGAATTAGCCAAAACTGAAATGAAAGAAGTACAGTCTAAGAGTAAAGGAGTGAAGAAGTCTAAAGCTGAACAGAAAGTGGAGCAAGACAGGTTGATAAGGAAAGTTATTGAGGAAAATATGGATATCAAAGGAGCCTACGCCAAGCCTGAGATAGTTGACATACTGTGGGTGCAGTTAATCATCCTACCCTACACCATAGCATATTACATTTACTGGTATCTCAGGTGGTTTTGGAATTTCACCATACTGAAGAAACCATATGGTGAGgaagaaaagttatatttaatcAGGAAGTATATGAAACTTGGACAGCATCAGTTCAATGCTATAGATGATAAGGAGAGGCAAGAGTTCCTCGATGAAGAACTTTGGATCAAAGAGAACTTCAAAGTTTGGAAGGAAATCAAAGACGAAGAAGCTAAGAAAGCTCTAGcagaaaataacaaatacaaacaGTACAGAAGGTATATTAAGCAACATGGAGTTGGACGGATGACGTTTGACGACTCATAG